A window from Setaria italica strain Yugu1 chromosome VIII, Setaria_italica_v2.0, whole genome shotgun sequence encodes these proteins:
- the LOC101757656 gene encoding protein VASP homolog, with the protein PTTTSFDSYQFDFGVNASRSSGSRPLRDQHPGAAANTSTRPATGASWTHQPASTKPAWTHQPSPAAASAAAGPGSGPTSMVGDIFGRSWSSAAPSSGLGIPQANNPALFSDLLGSALGGSGSSRTQSNAPLRSSAAPQASRPIGSFQSADAGFGSFQSSGATKPSSFTSPPPPAPAPTPAAAAANSSVDPLDNLFASTTAAPAATTASNGGGGGDMFGEMDGWVDVEAEFGGGDSGGATT; encoded by the coding sequence cccaccaccacctccttcgACTCCTACCAGTTCGACTTCGGCGTCAACGCCTCCCGCTCCTCCGGCTCCCGCCCCCTCCGCGACCAGCACCCGGGCGCGGCCGCCAACACCTCCACCAGGCCGGCCACCGGCGCCTCGTGGACGCACCAGCCCGCCAGCACCAAGCCGGCATGGACCCACCAgccctcccccgccgctgcttcggcggcggccgggcccgGATCCGGGCCGACCTCCATGGTCGGCGACATCTTCGGCCGGAGCTggtcctccgccgcgccctcaTCCGGGCTCGGCATCCCGCAGGCCAACAACCCTGCCCTCTTCAGCGACCTCCTCGGCTCCGCGCtcggcggctccggctcctcccgcACCCAGTCCAACGCGCCGCTCAGATCCTCCGCTGCACCACAGGCGTCTAGGCCCATCGGGAGCTTCCAGAGCGCTGATGCTGGATTCGGTAGTTTCCAAAGCTCTGGTGCCACGAAACCTTCCAGCTTTACGTCTCCACCCCCACCAGCTCCGGCGCCTACTcctgcggcagcagcagccaacTCTAGTGTAGATCCTTTGGACAATCTGTTCGCTTCAACCACAGCTGCACCGGCTGCAACCACGGCAAGCAATGGTGGTGGCGGGGGTGACATGTTTGGTGAGATGGATGGTTGGGTCGATGTGGAGGCAGAGTTCGGTGGTGGTGACAGTGGTGGTGCAACCACATAG